In Amycolatopsis jiangsuensis, the following proteins share a genomic window:
- a CDS encoding XdhC family protein, translating to MPTEPDACAVAHGEAESVPAERTLVAVFASPVARYLLRYAADLGYHPVLFEPDAARATDAPEGVEVRTTPPDPGPDADVVVTDHHRTELGAVLQSALTAEARWIGVLGNPRHPGPHVEALRALDVPEPDIARVHRPVGLNIGSRTPPEIAVATLAGLLADRNGRPGGFAF from the coding sequence GTGCCCACTGAACCGGATGCGTGCGCCGTCGCCCACGGCGAAGCCGAGAGTGTGCCCGCCGAACGGACGCTGGTGGCCGTGTTCGCCTCGCCGGTCGCCCGTTACCTGCTGCGGTACGCCGCGGACCTGGGCTACCACCCGGTGCTGTTCGAACCCGACGCGGCTCGGGCCACAGACGCGCCCGAAGGCGTCGAAGTCCGCACCACGCCGCCGGATCCCGGTCCGGACGCCGACGTCGTGGTCACCGACCACCACCGTACCGAGCTCGGCGCCGTGCTCCAGTCGGCGCTGACGGCCGAAGCCCGGTGGATCGGCGTGCTGGGCAACCCGCGCCATCCCGGCCCGCACGTCGAGGCGCTGCGAGCGCTGGACGTGCCCGAGCCCGACATCGCCCGCGTGCACCGTCCGGTCGGGCTGAACATCGGCTCACGCACACCGCCGGAAATCGCCGTCGCGACGCTGGCGGGCCTGCTGGCCGACCGCAACGGCCGCCCGGGCGGCTTCGCGTTCTGA
- a CDS encoding helix-turn-helix domain-containing protein, with product MSQDTTAAPLDIIATSLRRERARAGLSLTEVARRAGLAKSTLSQLESGSGNPSVETLWALGVALDVPFSRLVEPDRPQVRVIRAGSGPTVFAEHADYACTLLSACPSAARRDMYLVRGEPGTPRRSDPHMNGVVEHIVLCAGRARIGVADDPAELLPGDYIAYPGDVRHVFEALEPGTFGVEISEYT from the coding sequence ATGTCCCAGGACACCACGGCCGCGCCGCTGGACATCATCGCGACGTCGCTGCGCCGGGAGCGGGCCCGCGCCGGGCTGTCGCTGACCGAAGTGGCCCGCCGCGCCGGCCTCGCGAAATCCACCCTGTCGCAGCTGGAATCGGGTTCCGGCAACCCGAGCGTGGAGACGCTGTGGGCGCTCGGCGTGGCGCTCGACGTGCCGTTCTCCCGGCTGGTCGAACCGGACCGCCCCCAGGTCCGGGTGATCCGCGCGGGCAGCGGGCCGACGGTGTTCGCCGAACACGCCGACTACGCGTGCACCCTGCTGTCCGCGTGCCCGAGCGCGGCGCGGCGGGACATGTACCTGGTCCGCGGCGAGCCGGGCACGCCGCGCCGCTCGGACCCGCACATGAACGGCGTGGTCGAGCACATCGTGCTCTGCGCAGGCCGCGCCCGCATCGGCGTGGCCGACGACCCGGCCGAACTCCTCCCCGGCGACTACATCGCCTACCCCGGCGACGTCCGGCACGTGTTCGAAGCACTCGAACCGGGCACATTCGGAGTGGAGATCTCGGAATACACGTGA
- a CDS encoding NUDIX hydrolase, with translation MSWLMWLLAAIAVVVVLGGLFLVATANRLDRLHVRTDAGWAALDAALARRAVVARAVAAVLEGDGLRVTAERAEAAARVDREAEENELTLLLSRVDRARLPPALAGELTDAEHRVVIARRVHNDAVRDTRALRRRRKVRYFKLAGTAPLPEYFEFAEPEL, from the coding sequence GTGAGCTGGCTGATGTGGCTGCTCGCCGCGATCGCGGTCGTGGTGGTGCTCGGCGGCCTGTTCCTCGTCGCGACGGCGAACCGGCTGGACCGGCTGCACGTGCGCACGGACGCGGGCTGGGCGGCGCTGGACGCCGCGCTCGCCCGGCGCGCGGTGGTCGCCCGCGCGGTCGCGGCGGTTCTCGAAGGCGACGGGCTCCGTGTCACCGCCGAACGCGCCGAGGCGGCCGCCCGCGTGGACCGGGAAGCCGAGGAGAACGAACTGACGCTGCTGCTGTCGCGGGTCGACCGTGCCCGCCTGCCGCCGGCGCTGGCCGGTGAGCTGACCGACGCCGAACACCGCGTGGTGATCGCCCGCCGGGTGCACAACGACGCCGTGCGGGACACCCGCGCCCTGCGTCGCCGCCGTAAGGTGCGGTACTTCAAGCTGGCCGGGACCGCGCCGCTGCCGGAGTACTTCGAGTTCGCGGAACCGGAGTTGTGA
- a CDS encoding AzlC family ABC transporter permease, giving the protein MRSIWRTLDRGLARDIGLVCLADTLVGVSYGAISVGSGFPLWAPMLLSLLVFAGASQFMFVGIVASGGNPLAAVAAGLLVNARHVPFGFAIGDVFGRGRLGRLLGSHLMIDESVAFALAQRDADRRRAAYWACGIGLFACWNVGVVLGAFAGTAIGDTDAFGLDAAFPAVLLALVLPSLKDKTSRLPVLIGVVIALAATPVLPAGLPVLLALAGVVAGAAAKEPEQLEKTR; this is encoded by the coding sequence ATGCGTTCGATCTGGCGAACACTCGATCGCGGCCTCGCCCGCGACATCGGCCTCGTCTGCCTGGCCGACACCCTCGTCGGCGTCTCCTACGGCGCCATCTCGGTGGGTTCCGGCTTCCCGCTGTGGGCGCCGATGCTGTTGTCGCTGCTGGTTTTCGCCGGCGCTTCGCAGTTCATGTTCGTCGGCATCGTGGCCTCCGGCGGCAATCCGCTCGCCGCCGTCGCGGCCGGGTTGCTGGTCAACGCGCGCCACGTGCCGTTCGGGTTCGCGATCGGCGACGTGTTCGGCCGCGGCCGGCTCGGCCGGTTACTGGGCAGTCACCTGATGATCGACGAGTCAGTGGCGTTCGCGCTGGCCCAGCGGGACGCCGACCGCAGGCGGGCGGCGTACTGGGCGTGCGGGATCGGCCTGTTCGCCTGCTGGAACGTCGGCGTCGTGCTCGGCGCCTTCGCCGGCACCGCGATCGGGGACACCGACGCGTTCGGCCTGGACGCGGCGTTCCCGGCCGTACTGCTGGCGCTCGTGCTGCCGTCGCTGAAGGACAAAACCTCCCGGTTGCCGGTGCTGATCGGCGTGGTGATCGCCCTCGCCGCGACGCCGGTGCTCCCCGCGGGCCTGCCGGTGCTGCTCGCGCTGGCCGGCGTGGTCGCGGGGGCCGCGGCCAAGGAACCGGAACAGCTGGAGAAGACCCGCTGA
- a CDS encoding phosphatidylinositol mannoside acyltransferase, which produces MSALSRKLGELGYAAGWQLVRRVPRRFGSAAFALGADMATRRGGGGVRQLRANLTRVVPQAGEAELDELVRRAMRSYARYWYETFRLPSMDPAEVVRRVVLTGFENIEAALAEGNGAVIVLPHSGNWDIAGVWLCDRLGGFTTVVERLEPESLFRRFVAFRESLGFEIVPHTGDSSAMRLLLKRLRENKVVCLVGDRDLTTSGVPVRFFGERTRMPAGPARLAATTGAALLPVGSWYSEDGWQIRVHPRIRVTARAEVPAATQALADAFAGDVAAHPADWHMLQPFWPADLDGRAGLEEAS; this is translated from the coding sequence GTGAGCGCGCTGTCGCGGAAACTCGGCGAGCTGGGATACGCGGCCGGCTGGCAGCTGGTCCGGCGGGTGCCGCGGCGGTTCGGTTCGGCGGCCTTCGCGCTCGGCGCGGACATGGCCACCCGCCGCGGCGGGGGTGGGGTGCGGCAGCTGCGCGCCAATCTGACCCGGGTGGTGCCCCAGGCCGGGGAGGCGGAGCTCGACGAGCTGGTCCGCCGGGCGATGCGGTCGTACGCGCGCTACTGGTACGAGACGTTCCGGCTGCCCTCGATGGACCCCGCCGAAGTGGTCCGCCGGGTCGTGCTCACCGGATTCGAGAACATCGAGGCCGCGCTCGCCGAGGGCAACGGCGCGGTGATCGTGCTGCCGCACAGCGGCAACTGGGACATCGCCGGGGTCTGGCTCTGCGACCGGCTCGGCGGGTTCACCACGGTGGTGGAGCGGCTCGAGCCGGAGTCGTTGTTCCGCCGGTTCGTCGCCTTCCGGGAATCGCTCGGGTTCGAGATCGTGCCGCACACCGGGGACAGTTCGGCGATGCGGCTGCTGCTGAAACGGCTGCGGGAGAACAAGGTGGTGTGCCTGGTGGGGGACAGGGACCTGACCACGTCGGGGGTGCCGGTGCGGTTCTTCGGCGAGCGCACCCGGATGCCGGCCGGTCCCGCGCGGCTGGCCGCGACCACCGGCGCCGCGCTGCTGCCGGTCGGCAGCTGGTACTCCGAGGACGGCTGGCAGATCCGCGTGCACCCGCGGATCCGGGTCACCGCGCGGGCCGAGGTGCCCGCCGCCACCCAGGCGCTCGCGGACGCGTTCGCCGGCGACGTCGCCGCCCACCCGGCCGACTGGCACATGCTGCAGCCGTTCTGGCCCGCCGATCTCGACGGGCGCGCTGGTCTCGAAGAAGCGAGCTGA
- a CDS encoding elongation factor G-like protein EF-G2 encodes MADKQNRSTGTGAAVAVSDPAKVRNVVLVGPSGSGKTTLTEALLAASGTVPRAGSVVEGTTVCDHDPAAVRQQRSVGLSVAPVLHAGHKINLIDTPGYADFVGELRAGLRAADAALFVVCAAEGVDAATVAVWEECAAVGMPRAVVVSRLDHHRADPLAEISACQAAFGAGVLPLYLPAGDGLTGLVTRRRYDYSGGYPPHVGEPDPGALDGLAEARDALIEGIIAESEDETLMDRYLTGEEISEEVLISDLETAVARGAFHPVIPVCATSGVGLAEVLDGIVRAFPSPLEHRLPGVTSPDGAPHEALAADPDGPLAAEVVRTAVDSYVGRVSLVRVFSGTLRPEHPVHVSGHGLAERGHADHDADERVAHLYSPLGSNLREVPYCVAGDLCALTKVGTAETGDTVSSPDDPLVMKPWRMPEPLLPVAVVAKTRSDEDTLSRNLSRLVAGDPTLRLERNAETGQLVLWCMGEAHADVVLSRLRAGGAEVDTEPVRISLRATFAKPARGHGRHVKQSGGHGQFAVCDVEVQPLPRGGGFEFVDKVVGGAVPHQFIPSVEKGVRAQLARGLQDGHPVVDVRVSLVDGKAHSVDSSDAAFQTAGALALREAAAAGRVTLLEPLDEVEVTLPDEHLGTVLGDLSSRRGRVLGTESGEGGHTLVHAEVPAAELLRYAVDLRSLTSGTATFTRRHARFEPMPEGAAVPS; translated from the coding sequence ATGGCCGACAAGCAGAACAGGAGTACCGGCACCGGGGCCGCCGTCGCTGTGTCCGACCCCGCCAAGGTGCGCAACGTCGTCCTCGTCGGGCCTTCGGGGTCCGGCAAGACCACCCTCACCGAGGCGCTGCTCGCCGCGTCCGGGACGGTGCCTCGTGCCGGTTCGGTCGTGGAGGGCACCACGGTGTGCGACCACGATCCGGCGGCGGTCCGGCAGCAGCGCTCGGTCGGGCTTTCCGTGGCTCCGGTCCTGCACGCCGGGCACAAGATCAACCTCATCGACACCCCGGGGTACGCCGATTTCGTCGGTGAACTGCGGGCCGGGCTGCGGGCCGCGGACGCCGCGCTGTTCGTGGTCTGCGCGGCCGAGGGCGTGGACGCCGCGACGGTGGCGGTCTGGGAAGAGTGCGCGGCCGTCGGGATGCCGCGTGCGGTCGTCGTCTCCCGTCTCGACCACCACCGCGCCGATCCGCTCGCGGAGATCTCCGCCTGCCAGGCCGCGTTCGGCGCCGGTGTGCTGCCGCTCTACCTGCCCGCCGGCGACGGGCTGACCGGCCTGGTGACCCGGCGCCGCTACGACTACTCCGGCGGGTACCCGCCCCACGTGGGGGAACCCGATCCGGGGGCGTTGGACGGGCTGGCCGAGGCCCGGGACGCGCTGATCGAGGGCATCATCGCCGAGAGCGAGGACGAGACGCTGATGGACCGCTACCTCACCGGCGAGGAGATCTCCGAGGAGGTGCTGATCTCCGATCTGGAGACCGCGGTCGCGCGCGGTGCGTTCCACCCGGTCATTCCGGTGTGCGCGACGAGCGGCGTCGGGCTGGCGGAGGTCCTGGACGGGATCGTGCGCGCCTTCCCGTCGCCGTTGGAACACCGGCTGCCCGGCGTGACCAGCCCGGACGGCGCCCCGCACGAGGCACTGGCCGCCGATCCGGACGGTCCGCTCGCCGCGGAGGTGGTGCGCACCGCGGTCGACTCCTACGTCGGCCGCGTCTCGCTGGTGCGGGTGTTCTCCGGGACGCTGCGGCCGGAGCATCCGGTGCACGTGTCCGGGCACGGGCTCGCCGAACGCGGGCACGCGGACCACGACGCCGACGAACGCGTGGCCCACCTGTACTCACCGCTCGGCTCGAACCTGCGAGAGGTGCCCTACTGCGTGGCCGGCGATCTGTGCGCGCTCACGAAAGTCGGCACCGCGGAGACCGGCGACACCGTGTCGTCCCCGGACGATCCACTCGTGATGAAGCCGTGGCGGATGCCCGAACCGCTGCTGCCGGTCGCCGTGGTGGCCAAGACCCGCAGCGACGAGGACACGTTGTCCCGCAACCTTTCCCGGCTCGTCGCGGGCGATCCGACGCTGCGTCTGGAGCGCAATGCCGAGACCGGCCAGCTCGTGCTGTGGTGCATGGGCGAGGCGCATGCCGACGTGGTGCTTTCGCGGCTGCGCGCGGGCGGTGCGGAGGTGGACACCGAACCGGTGCGGATCAGCCTGCGTGCCACGTTCGCGAAACCGGCGCGCGGGCACGGCAGGCACGTCAAGCAGTCCGGCGGGCACGGGCAGTTCGCCGTGTGCGACGTCGAGGTGCAGCCGCTGCCGCGCGGTGGCGGGTTCGAGTTCGTGGACAAGGTGGTGGGCGGCGCGGTGCCGCACCAGTTCATCCCGAGTGTGGAGAAGGGCGTCCGCGCGCAGCTGGCCCGCGGACTCCAGGACGGCCACCCGGTGGTCGACGTGCGGGTGAGCCTGGTCGACGGCAAGGCGCACAGCGTCGACTCGTCCGACGCGGCGTTCCAGACCGCCGGGGCGCTCGCGCTGCGCGAGGCGGCCGCGGCCGGCCGGGTCACCCTGCTGGAACCGCTGGACGAGGTCGAAGTGACCCTGCCCGACGAACACCTGGGCACCGTGCTCGGCGACCTGTCGTCCCGCCGGGGCCGGGTCCTGGGCACCGAGTCCGGCGAAGGCGGCCACACGCTGGTCCACGCCGAGGTCCCGGCTGCGGAACTGCTTCGCTACGCGGTCGACCTGCGCTCGCTGACCTCCGGCACCGCGACGTTCACCCGCCGGCACGCCCGCTTCGAACCGATGCCGGAAGGAGCCGCAGTCCCCTCGTGA
- a CDS encoding AzlD domain-containing protein has product MDTAELLIATAVLGAGTFAFRFAGPVLRDRVKLSPRAERLMTLAAVVLLAALVATSALTEGHGFAGVARPAGVLVGGVLAWRKAPFVVVVIAAAATAALLRLAGVP; this is encoded by the coding sequence ATGGACACTGCCGAATTGCTGATCGCCACCGCGGTGCTGGGTGCGGGCACGTTCGCGTTCCGCTTCGCCGGACCGGTCCTGCGCGACCGGGTCAAGCTGTCCCCCCGCGCCGAGCGGCTGATGACGCTCGCCGCGGTCGTGCTGCTGGCCGCACTGGTGGCCACGAGCGCACTCACCGAGGGGCACGGCTTCGCCGGCGTCGCCCGTCCGGCCGGAGTGCTCGTCGGCGGCGTGCTCGCCTGGCGGAAGGCGCCGTTCGTGGTGGTGGTGATCGCGGCCGCGGCGACCGCGGCACTGCTGCGCCTCGCCGGAGTGCCCTGA
- a CDS encoding glycosyltransferase family 4 protein, producing MAGGWKIGIVCPYSFDVPGGVQGHVLDLARALQERGHRVSVLAPADEDARLPDFVHPAGKALGIRYNGSVARLQFGPVSYARVRRWIRDNGFDVLHLHEPAAPSLSLLALKVADGPIVATFHTATTRSRTLSAFQPVLRPLLEKITARIAVSALARRVQVEHAGGDAVEIPNGVDVDFFSRATPLDGYPRAGGTVGFVGRFTEPRKGMGVLLEAARQLLPEFEDLRLLVVGRGDPDQLRRMAGPRLWPHIELLGQVDDATKARALRSVDVYCAPNTGGESFGMILTEAMAAGTPVLASGLDSFRRVLDDGKAGMLTATGDPGALADGLRELLGDPARRASLAAAAGERVTGYDWPMVVTQVLRVYETAIAADPRLVVAGEREYAR from the coding sequence GTGGCCGGGGGGTGGAAGATCGGCATCGTGTGCCCGTACTCCTTCGACGTGCCCGGCGGGGTGCAGGGGCACGTGCTCGACCTGGCGCGGGCGCTGCAGGAGCGCGGGCACCGGGTGTCCGTGCTCGCCCCCGCCGACGAGGACGCGCGGCTGCCGGACTTCGTGCACCCCGCGGGCAAGGCACTCGGCATCCGGTACAACGGCTCGGTCGCCCGGCTGCAGTTCGGCCCGGTGTCGTATGCCCGGGTGCGCCGCTGGATCCGGGACAACGGCTTCGACGTGCTGCATCTGCACGAACCGGCCGCGCCCAGCCTGTCGCTGCTCGCACTGAAGGTGGCCGACGGCCCGATCGTGGCCACTTTCCACACCGCGACCACCCGCTCGCGCACGCTTTCGGCGTTCCAGCCGGTGCTGCGGCCGTTGCTGGAGAAGATCACCGCGCGCATCGCGGTGTCCGCGCTGGCCCGGCGGGTGCAGGTGGAGCACGCCGGTGGCGACGCGGTGGAAATCCCCAACGGCGTCGACGTCGACTTCTTCTCCCGGGCCACGCCGCTGGACGGCTATCCACGAGCGGGCGGCACGGTCGGCTTCGTCGGCCGGTTCACCGAACCGCGCAAGGGAATGGGCGTGCTGCTCGAGGCGGCGCGGCAGTTGCTGCCGGAGTTCGAGGACCTGCGGTTGCTCGTGGTCGGGCGGGGGGATCCCGACCAGCTGCGCCGGATGGCCGGGCCGCGGCTGTGGCCGCACATCGAGCTGCTCGGCCAGGTGGACGACGCCACGAAGGCCCGTGCGCTGCGCAGCGTGGACGTGTACTGCGCGCCCAACACCGGGGGCGAGAGCTTCGGCATGATCCTCACCGAGGCCATGGCCGCGGGGACGCCGGTGCTGGCCAGCGGGCTCGACTCGTTCCGCCGGGTGCTCGACGACGGCAAGGCCGGCATGCTCACCGCGACCGGTGATCCGGGCGCGCTCGCCGACGGGTTGCGGGAGCTGCTGGGCGATCCGGCCCGCCGGGCGTCGCTGGCCGCGGCGGCCGGCGAGCGGGTGACCGGCTACGACTGGCCGATGGTGGTCACCCAGGTGCTGCGGGTGTACGAGACGGCGATCGCCGCCGATCCGCGGCTGGTCGTGGCGGGTGAACGGGAGTACGCCCGGTGA